A single window of Nitrosomonas sp. DNA harbors:
- a CDS encoding helix-turn-helix domain-containing protein, translating to MYNQIFLTNIARILDELKMTKLELAEKAGISVTFLSGVTLDRANPSLRIMEAIANALQTPLPILLEQTTLSEEDMNELRKSEAPRSSLPKGLVHACGVLTEYQAYQVSLWNAENQKRVSKNRKLKIK from the coding sequence TTGTACAACCAAATATTCCTTACAAATATAGCTCGGATACTGGATGAGCTAAAAATGACCAAACTAGAGTTAGCTGAAAAAGCTGGTATCTCGGTCACCTTTTTATCGGGCGTGACCCTGGACAGAGCAAATCCGTCACTGAGGATCATGGAAGCGATTGCAAATGCCTTGCAAACGCCACTTCCTATTCTTTTGGAGCAAACGACGCTCTCCGAAGAAGATATGAATGAACTAAGGAAAAGCGAAGCTCCTCGCTCCAGCTTGCCCAAGGGATTAGTACACGCTTGTGGAGTGCTTACCGAGTATCAAGCCTACCAAGTCAGTCTCTGGAATGCCGAAAACCAAAAACGAGTCTCAAAGAACAGGAAATTAAAGATTAAATAA
- a CDS encoding ParB/RepB/Spo0J family partition protein — translation MKNATKETKKNKFVTADSLEIDLSLIDEDPDQPRTEFDPVTLRELADTIRLRGVKTPISVHPNPQSEGRFIINHGARRYRASILAQKRTIPAFIDTDYSNVDQVIENLQRDNLTPREIANFIGYQYSKGFKNGDVAKMIGKSTAFVSQHSMLLDLPNPIAALLDSGRVRDTIIINKLVYAFKESPEIVIDWINNPEQEITRGSVDLLRQFIKIKYRKNTRNKNEPLSKTIDKTKNIEKDRSSPEKTEKLVSLFSRFYENFDSRKDISVEALSNLTTKEQMNLSVLLNKINNFADP, via the coding sequence ATGAAAAATGCTACTAAAGAGACAAAAAAAAATAAATTTGTCACAGCTGACTCATTAGAAATTGATCTAAGTCTGATTGACGAAGACCCTGACCAGCCGCGCACAGAGTTTGACCCTGTTACTTTACGAGAACTTGCAGATACCATCCGGCTTCGCGGTGTAAAAACCCCGATATCAGTACATCCCAATCCGCAATCGGAAGGACGCTTTATCATCAATCATGGTGCGAGGCGGTATCGAGCATCCATACTCGCCCAGAAGAGAACAATCCCTGCATTTATTGACACAGACTATTCCAACGTTGACCAAGTCATTGAAAATTTACAGCGAGACAACTTAACCCCAAGAGAAATCGCTAATTTTATAGGCTATCAATATTCCAAGGGGTTTAAGAACGGGGACGTTGCCAAGATGATCGGTAAGTCTACTGCGTTCGTTTCACAACATTCCATGTTGTTAGATTTGCCAAACCCAATTGCAGCATTATTAGATTCTGGCAGAGTCCGAGATACGATAATTATCAATAAACTTGTCTATGCCTTTAAAGAATCACCCGAAATCGTAATTGACTGGATTAATAATCCAGAGCAAGAGATCACACGCGGATCAGTCGATCTTTTACGTCAGTTCATCAAAATAAAGTACAGAAAAAATACAAGAAATAAAAATGAACCACTCTCTAAAACTATTGATAAGACTAAGAATATAGAGAAAGACCGGTCTTCCCCCGAAAAGACCGAGAAATTAGTATCACTTTTCAGCCGGTTTTATGAAAACTTTGACTCAAGAAAAGATATTTCTGTTGAAGCGCTTAGTAACCTGACAACGAAAGAACAAATGAATTTATCAGTTTTACTGAATAAAATAAATAATTTTGCAGATCCTTAA
- the trbB gene encoding P-type conjugative transfer ATPase TrbB has product MQAQLSDTDVNGTNLKERARAKLARDMGSLLVAALGDPKTVEIMVNADGRIWQEKLGEAMACIGNLRPAQTEAIIKTVAGYHSKEITRLKPIIEGEFPLDNSRFAGQLPPIVTSPTFAIRKKAIAIFTLEQYVEQGIVTEKQYQKIKSAIADHRNILVVGGTGSGKTTLVNAIINEMVIQDPSERIFIIEDTGEIQCAAENCVQYHTTLDVSMTQLLKTTLRMRPDRILVGEVRGEEALDLLDAWNTGHEGGAATLHANDALSGLTRLESLITRHKSAPKAIQPLIGDAVHLVVHVSRTPTGRRVQEVLEVNGYKRGSYRIQKI; this is encoded by the coding sequence ATGCAAGCGCAACTGTCAGATACAGATGTTAATGGTACAAATTTGAAAGAACGCGCCAGGGCAAAGCTGGCGCGGGACATGGGATCATTATTAGTTGCTGCATTAGGTGATCCCAAAACAGTTGAGATCATGGTCAATGCTGATGGCCGAATCTGGCAAGAAAAGCTGGGTGAAGCGATGGCATGTATCGGTAATCTACGACCTGCCCAAACTGAAGCAATTATCAAAACAGTGGCTGGCTATCACAGCAAAGAAATCACTCGATTAAAACCCATCATAGAAGGTGAGTTTCCACTCGATAACTCACGTTTCGCCGGTCAACTCCCGCCCATTGTCACCTCACCAACCTTTGCTATCCGTAAGAAAGCCATTGCGATATTCACGTTAGAACAGTACGTGGAGCAGGGCATCGTGACGGAAAAGCAATATCAGAAAATTAAATCAGCCATTGCAGATCACCGCAATATCCTCGTCGTGGGTGGCACGGGTTCGGGTAAAACCACCCTGGTTAATGCAATCATTAATGAGATGGTCATACAGGACCCATCAGAACGTATTTTCATCATTGAAGATACCGGCGAGATTCAATGCGCCGCTGAAAACTGTGTGCAATATCACACCACATTGGATGTATCGATGACCCAGCTGCTTAAAACGACCTTGCGTATGCGTCCGGATCGAATATTGGTCGGGGAGGTGCGGGGAGAAGAAGCCCTGGATTTACTCGATGCCTGGAATACAGGGCATGAAGGCGGTGCAGCAACACTTCACGCCAACGACGCATTATCTGGTTTAACCAGACTTGAATCCCTGATTACAAGACACAAGTCAGCACCAAAGGCTATTCAGCCGCTCATCGGAGATGCGGTGCATCTGGTTGTGCATGTGTCGCGTACACCAACCGGTCGTCGCGTCCAGGAAGTTTTAGAAGTAAATGGTTACAAACGAGGCAGTTACCGCATCCAGAAAATTTAA